Within Nakaseomyces glabratus chromosome G, complete sequence, the genomic segment GAGAAATTAAACTGTAAGAAAAATGTTAGCGGTCATGATTGCAAAAGATTGGACTTACGAATAGTACAATAAAAACTATCAAAGAGTTGATTTTCTGTTAAAACTTCTCAGTCTTCAAGACCAGTTTACCTCTAGCCCTTTGTGTGTTCATATAAGAGAAAGCTTCTTTGCAGTTTTTCCAATCATACTGCTTGTCGACGAGACATTTGATTAAGCCGCTCTCTAGCAATTCACCACATTTCACCAGCCAACTGTCCTTTGTGTTAAGCTTTGAACTTGGATCGAAGTAGAAATGATGGTAATGGAAAGACCAAAGCATGGTACTGAACATCTTTCTAGCATTAGCACTTGGGTTATCCCATGAGTTGAATATATCTTCTTTATAGTTGGCAACATAGTCACCAACGGTTGTGATATAGGCACCGCCAGTCTTAATCAAATCCTTAGAGTGAGCAATGATATCATAGCCACCGACAAAGTCAAGAACGACATCAAACTTACCTTCCGTATAAGGTATAGTAACCTCCCCTTTGGAGTCATCATAGTCAACTATTTGTTGTTCATTGATCATTTGTCTCAAGGGCTTGCTTGACTTCCCTCTACAAGTCAAGTAGTTGATAAAAATCATTTCTTCAGCTATATCTGGAAATTTCTCCATTAGGTAGTCCGAGTTAGTACCTGAGGTGACGATGaccaatttcttttttagGTTTAAATGGTATTTCAAAAGTTGAATCATGAACAAACCTACAGACGATGTACCACCATTAATTAAAACATTAGAGTTTTCGTTCAAgtatttgttcttctttaagTAGGACATGATATTGTAAGCAGTTCCCATACACCAGAGGGCACCAGCAGCTTCCTGtggagaaagagaagaaggtCTTGGTAGAATAGGATCGGTAGATGGGTCAACTAATATAGATGAAGCTGCGCAACCTTTGCCCAAATGAGGGTGGTAATAAATACCGTAAACTTCATCACC encodes:
- the AST2 gene encoding Ast2p (CAGL0G03267g~Ortholog(s) have role in protein targeting to membrane and cytoplasm localization), which gives rise to MSDKLKNDPTLQLMTVEHESPAPKEIKPDAPKLTRVARPLRHIKHIPVKALCFHSKQGPIEFTYDNKIKMPVPKNKIVVEVNYFALNPVDQKIKNGYASAIYGQIGLGREYSGVITEVGSNASEYWNVGDEVYGIYYHPHLGKGCAASSILVDPSTDPILPRPSSLSPQEAAGALWCMGTAYNIMSYLKKNKYLNENSNVLINGGTSSVGLFMIQLLKYHLNLKKKLVIVTSGTNSDYLMEKFPDIAEEMIFINYLTCRGKSSKPLRQMINEQQIVDYDDSKGEVTIPYTEGKFDVVLDFVGGYDIIAHSKDLIKTGGAYITTVGDYVANYKEDIFNSWDNPSANARKMFSTMLWSFHYHHFYFDPSSKLNTKDSWLVKCGELLESGLIKCLVDKQYDWKNCKEAFSYMNTQRARGKLVLKTEKF